One genomic segment of Rivularia sp. PCC 7116 includes these proteins:
- a CDS encoding cytochrome c oxidase subunit II: MQQIPASLITLVAGALVTLIGLWASQTHNLLPLQASEQAPLVDGFFNVMFAIAIALFLVVEGTILYFAIKFRKPKDDETDGPPIEGNVPLEIFWTAIPTIIVFALGIYSVDVYKQMGGFPTNAPATVEAQNNSNSGSAIAATISEAPIVSSEAAPLADKKVGIKGSPAQQNKPADVTVDVTGMQFAWIFQYPEDNVTSGELHIPVGADVQLNIAATDVIHSFWVPQFRLKQDAIPGMNTELRFVATKPGDYPVVCTELCGGYHGSMRTRVIVHTPEEYESWLQENRIAQQDSSETVAVNPAELSPSEYLAAYDADMNINSATLAQIQQ, translated from the coding sequence ATGCAACAAATTCCTGCTTCATTAATAACCTTAGTCGCTGGGGCTTTGGTTACGCTTATAGGTTTGTGGGCTAGCCAGACTCATAATCTATTACCACTACAAGCATCCGAACAGGCACCCTTAGTAGACGGATTCTTTAATGTGATGTTCGCGATCGCTATTGCTTTGTTCTTGGTAGTAGAAGGGACTATCTTATATTTCGCGATTAAATTTCGCAAGCCTAAAGATGACGAGACAGACGGACCACCAATTGAAGGAAATGTCCCGTTAGAAATATTTTGGACTGCAATTCCTACAATAATAGTTTTTGCTTTAGGTATTTACAGCGTAGATGTTTACAAGCAGATGGGAGGATTTCCGACGAATGCTCCTGCAACAGTCGAGGCTCAAAATAATTCCAATTCTGGAAGTGCAATTGCAGCCACAATTAGCGAAGCTCCGATCGTTTCATCAGAAGCAGCACCTTTAGCCGATAAAAAAGTCGGGATTAAAGGTTCACCTGCACAGCAAAATAAACCAGCAGACGTAACTGTAGATGTTACTGGAATGCAGTTTGCTTGGATATTCCAATATCCCGAAGATAACGTTACATCTGGTGAATTGCATATACCAGTTGGTGCTGACGTACAGTTGAACATTGCAGCAACAGACGTAATCCACTCATTTTGGGTACCGCAATTCCGCTTGAAGCAAGATGCAATTCCTGGAATGAATACCGAATTGAGATTTGTTGCTACTAAACCCGGAGATTATCCTGTAGTTTGTACCGAATTGTGCGGTGGCTACCACGGCTCCATGAGAACCCGAGTTATTGTTCACACTCCTGAAGAATACGAAAGCTGGTTGCAAGAAAACCGGATTGCCCAACAAGATTCTTCCGAAACTGTAGCAGTTAATCCCGCAGAATTATCGCCATCCGAATATCTAGCTGCTTACGATGCGGATATGAATATTAACTCAGCAACTTTAGCTCAGATTCAACAGTAA